One window from the genome of Scatophagus argus isolate fScaArg1 chromosome 13, fScaArg1.pri, whole genome shotgun sequence encodes:
- the acsl3b gene encoding long-chain-fatty-acid--CoA ligase 3b, translating into MKLKEDMNPLLLQVFRSVVWVYSVITFIPWYFFSGAGSNLERARRIKARSVSGHPAGPYRAINNQDKLVAWLHPGVDTLDKMFEYAAMRFPRRDCLGTREVLSEEDELQPNGKVFKKFILGNYNWLSYEEAYHAAKCFGSGLAALGQMPQRNIAIFCETRAEWIVAAQACFMYNFPLVTLYATLGPTAIAHGLNETEVTHIITSKDLLQSRLKAILCDVPRLQHVIVVDSKPTRWIDIPRGISVYNMDAVQDMGSKPNDIAEHRRQPEPSDIAVIMYTSGSTGIPKGVMISHGNIIAGITGMAERIPNLNETDTYIGYLPLAHVLELSAELVCISHGCRIGYSSPQTLADQSTKIKKGSKGDTSVLKPTLMAAVPEIMDRIYKNVMTKVEEMSKFQKTLFVLAYNYKMEQISKGYSTPLCDSLVFKRVRALLGGNTRVLLSGGAPLSAATQRFMNICLCCPVGQGYGLTETCGAGTISEVWDYSTGRVGAPLVCSEIMLKNWEEGGYYSTDKPNPRGEIVIGGPNVTMGYYKKEARNRDDFFVDENGQRWFCTGDIGEFHPDGCLKIIDRKKDLVKLQAGEYVSLGKVEAVLKNCSLIDNICAYANSDQSYVISFVVPNHKQLMVLAEQMQVKGTWEEICNNSQIEKEVLRIITEAAIAAKLERFEIPKKIRLSAEPWTPETGLVTDAFKLKRKELKTHYQEDIERMYGGK; encoded by the exons ATGAAGCTGAAGGAGGATATGAAccccctgctgctgcaggtctTCCGGTCCGTGGTCTGGGTCTACTCTGTAATCACCTTTATACCCTGGTACTTCTTCTCCGGAGCTGGCAGCAACTTGGAACGGGCCCGCCGGATCAAGGCACGCTCAGTTAGTGGACACCCAGCAGGGCCTTACAGGGCCATCAACAACCAAGACAAGCTGGTGGCATGGCTGCACCCCGGGGTGGACACCTTGGACAAAATGTTTGAATACGCTGCAATGAGGTTTCCACGGAGGGACTGCCTGGGCACCAGAGAGGTGCTCAGTGAGGAGGACGAGCTCCAGCCCAATGGGAAGGTCTTCAAAAAG TTTATTCTAGGGAACTATAACTGGCTGTCATATGAGGAAGCCTACCATGCAGCAAAGTGTTTTGGCAGCGGCCTGGCAGCTCTCGGCCAGATGCCTCAGCGTAACATTGCCATCTTCTGCGAGACCAGAGCGGAGTGGATTGTGGCAGCGCAAGCCTGTTTCATGTACAATTTCCCAC TTGTGACCCTGTATGCCACTCTCGGACCCACGGCCATCGCCCACGGCCTGAATGAGACCGAGgtcacacacatcatcacaaGTAAAGACCTGCTTCAGAGCCGCCTCAAG GCCATACTGTGTGACGTGCCGAGGCTGCAGCATGTCATCGTTGTGGATAGCAAACCCACGCGCTGGATAGACATCCCCAGAGGCATCTCGGTCTACAACATGGACGCTGTGCAGGACATGGGATCCAAGCCAAACGATA taGCAGAACACCGCAGACAGCCAGAGCCCTCGGACATCGCCGTCATCATGTACACCAGCGGCTCCACAGGCATCCCCAAGGGTGTCATGATCTCCCATGGCAACATCATTGCTGGAATCACTGGCATGGCTGAGCGAATTCCTAACCTCAA TGAAACAGACACCTACATTGGCTATCTGCCGTTGGCCCACGTTTTAGAACTCAGCGCTGAACTGGTGTGCATCTCCCATGGCTGTCGCATCGGATACTCCTCCCCTCAGACTCTTGCTGACCAG TCCACTAAGATAAAGAAGGGCAGTAAAGGGGATACCAGCGTGCTGAAACCTACTCTCATGGCTGCTGTGCCA GAGATCATGGATCGAATCTACAAGAATGTGATGACCAAAGTGGAGGAGATGAGCAAATTCCAGAAGACGCTCTTTGTGCTGGCTTACAACTACAAGATGGAGCAGATCTCCAAGGGCTACAGCACGCCTCTCTGTGACAG TCTGGTGTTCAAACGGGTGCGTGCGCTCTTGGGGGGCAACACCCGGGTGCTGCTTTCTGGAGGAGCTCCGCTCTCAGCCGCCACACAGCGCTTCATGAACATCTGCCTGTGCTGCCCTGTGGGCCAGGGCTACGGCCTGACGGAGACATGTGGAGCTGGCACCATCAGTGAGG TATGGGACTACAGCACAGGACGGGTTGGTGCTCCACTGGTTTGTTCTGAGATCATGCTGAAGAACTGGGAGGAGG GTGGTTATTACAGCACAGACAAGCCCAACCCACGGGGGGAAATTGTAATTGGCGGTCCCAACGTAACCATGGGTTACTACAAAAAAGAAGCCAGGAACCGTGACGACTTCTTTGTGGATGAGAATGGCCAGCGATGGTTCTGTACAGGAGACATTGGAGAGTTCCACCCTGATGGATGTCTCAAGATCATCG ACCGCAAGAAGGACCTGGTGAAATTGCAGGCAGGCGAGTACGTCTCTCTGGGAAAAGTGGAGGCTGTTCTGAAGAATTGTTCACTCATAGATAACATCTGTGCCTATGCCAACAG tgacCAGTCGTATGTGATCAGCTTTGTGGTGCCTAACCACAAGCAGCTAATGGTGCTGGCAGAGCAGATGCAGGTAAAAGGCACATGGGAGGAAATCTGCAACAACTCCCAGATAGAAAAAGAGGTCCTTCGCATCATTACTGAGGCAGCAATAGCAG CAAAACTGGAACGATTTGAGATCCCCAAGAAGATCCGTCTGAGCGCTGAGCCCTGGACACCAGAGACTGGCTTGGTCACTGATGCGTTCAAACTGAAACGCAAAGAGCTGAAAACACACTACCAGGAAGACATTGAGAGGATGTACGGT